The Streptomyces sp. NBC_01244 genome contains a region encoding:
- the aspT gene encoding aspartate-alanine antiporter, with translation MGVLQDHPELALFLCLAAGYLLGKVRVGPITLGGICGTLIVSLLLGAWAKIEIDADVKTIFFALFIFALGYMAGPQFFANLNRKSLRFFALCFIELVSVLGLAYLLAKAFDLDVGTASGILAGAATESAVVGTATEAIGKLPDLTAEQISTYQGHVATAYTVCYLFGLVTIVIYTSQIMPMLLRVNLADASRELWEKMRGGGSGGLESDERESMPGLVGRTHLVTLADGRTVGNLEAAFGGGVTVEAVRRGSKDLTPAPDLELVLSDLVLVVGRRSEAIAAGRAIGPETPGIPGVDTPLATRQVAMTDKSVAGKSLDEIRATHAEFGRSGVYVTDVLRGEQHLPANPDTVVERGDVVTLVGARSGLNRIVEKIGTVAKNDSTDFIYLGLGIALGSLIGQLVVRLGGVPLSLGTGGGCLISGLLFGWFRSRRQTFGAFPPQAATTIKDMGLAVFIACTGLTSGPQAWPLLKEYGALLPFAGIAMVLVPATISLVVGRKLLKIEKPLLIGAIAGQQCSTPAITSVTQVAQSSVPMLGYTITYALSNFLLPLTGPILVGILGA, from the coding sequence ATGGGTGTGCTGCAAGACCACCCCGAACTCGCCCTGTTCCTCTGCCTCGCGGCCGGCTACCTCCTCGGCAAGGTGCGCGTCGGCCCGATCACCCTCGGCGGCATCTGCGGCACGCTGATCGTGTCACTGCTGCTCGGCGCCTGGGCCAAGATCGAGATCGACGCCGATGTGAAGACGATCTTCTTCGCGCTCTTCATCTTCGCCCTCGGCTACATGGCCGGACCGCAGTTCTTCGCCAACCTCAACCGCAAGAGCCTGCGCTTCTTCGCGCTCTGCTTCATCGAGCTCGTCAGCGTGCTCGGCCTGGCCTACCTGTTGGCCAAGGCCTTCGACCTCGACGTCGGCACCGCCTCCGGCATCCTCGCCGGAGCCGCCACCGAATCGGCCGTGGTCGGCACCGCCACCGAGGCGATCGGCAAACTGCCCGACCTGACCGCGGAGCAGATCTCCACGTACCAGGGCCACGTGGCCACCGCGTACACGGTCTGCTACCTCTTCGGCCTGGTCACCATCGTCATCTACACCAGCCAGATCATGCCGATGCTCCTCCGGGTCAACCTGGCGGACGCCTCGCGAGAGCTGTGGGAGAAGATGCGCGGTGGCGGCTCCGGCGGCCTGGAGAGCGACGAGCGCGAATCCATGCCCGGCCTGGTCGGGCGTACGCACCTGGTCACCCTCGCCGACGGCCGCACCGTCGGGAACCTGGAAGCGGCCTTCGGCGGCGGGGTCACCGTGGAGGCCGTCCGGCGCGGCTCCAAGGACCTCACGCCCGCCCCGGACCTCGAACTCGTCCTCTCCGACCTCGTCCTCGTCGTCGGCCGGCGCTCCGAGGCCATCGCGGCGGGCCGGGCCATCGGCCCGGAGACCCCTGGCATCCCGGGGGTGGACACCCCGCTGGCCACCCGGCAGGTCGCCATGACCGACAAGTCGGTCGCCGGCAAATCGCTGGACGAGATCCGCGCCACCCACGCGGAGTTCGGGCGCAGCGGCGTGTACGTGACCGACGTGCTGCGCGGCGAGCAGCACCTGCCCGCCAACCCGGACACCGTCGTCGAGCGCGGTGACGTCGTCACCCTCGTGGGCGCCCGCTCGGGCCTGAACCGGATCGTCGAGAAGATCGGCACGGTGGCCAAGAACGACTCCACCGACTTCATCTACCTCGGTCTCGGCATCGCGCTCGGCTCGCTCATCGGCCAGCTCGTGGTCCGCCTCGGCGGGGTCCCGCTCTCGCTCGGCACCGGCGGCGGCTGCCTGATCTCGGGTCTGCTCTTCGGCTGGTTCCGCTCCCGCCGGCAGACCTTCGGCGCCTTCCCGCCGCAAGCCGCCACCACCATCAAGGACATGGGGCTCGCGGTCTTCATCGCCTGCACCGGGCTGACCTCGGGCCCGCAGGCCTGGCCGCTGCTCAAGGAGTACGGGGCCCTGCTGCCCTTCGCCGGGATCGCCATGGTCCTCGTACCGGCCACGATCTCGCTGGTCGTCGGACGCAAGCTCCTGAAGATCGAGAAGCCGTTGCTGATCGGCGCCATCGCCGGCCAGCAGTGCTCCACACCGGCCATCACCTCGGTCACGCAAGTGGCCCAGAGCTCGGTGCCGATGCTCGGCTACACGATCACCTACGCGCTGTCCAACTTCCTGCTCCCACTCACAGGGCCGATCCTCGTCGGCATCCTCGGCGCCTGA
- the aspT gene encoding aspartate-alanine antiporter, which translates to MIDFLNRNVFQPHPELLVFVTVALGFLVGKLRWKAIGLGAVTGCLIVGLVFGAQFKITIDGTVKNLFFTMFLFALGYKVGPQFFRGLKKDGLPQVLNAVIVCVTGLLVSWGFAVMLGYGPGLSAGLLGGALTQSAVIGVAQDAIGNLPGLSADQIKEQEDFVAVGYAVTYPLGTILCAMLLANVLPRLYRRNLAAESAQIAKEMDAPSDNPDLHEGYYEIVLRAYTIQRPDLVGRTIDDFENQQKALGHRIYLTRVRRDGKIIDHTQQTALLAGDVVAVSALRGSLVDFDARTHIGPETDDVELLGYQTETLHVVASEKAQLGKTIAELRAEPFMVGVYIDKLFRSGTEFPYRLATQLERGDTLILSGPKRLVDPAGKAIGKPVPTSFATDMIWVGLGIFLGGCLGIPALTVGGVPISLSTSGGALIMGLVFGWIRGKYPTYGNVPPGAQWFMDTLGLCLFVAVVGINAGPSFTSGLATAGWGLLLFGAIATLIPLLVGFFVGHHVQKIRFPILMGVLAGGQTTTAAIGAVNEQSKSQVPTLGYTIPYAISNVLLTIWGAVIVILNH; encoded by the coding sequence ATGATCGATTTCCTGAACAGGAACGTCTTCCAGCCACACCCCGAGCTCCTGGTCTTCGTCACCGTGGCGCTCGGCTTCCTGGTCGGCAAGCTGCGCTGGAAGGCCATCGGGCTGGGCGCCGTCACCGGCTGTCTCATCGTCGGACTCGTCTTCGGCGCCCAGTTCAAGATCACCATCGACGGGACCGTGAAGAACCTCTTCTTCACGATGTTCCTCTTCGCCCTCGGCTACAAGGTCGGGCCGCAGTTCTTCCGCGGCCTGAAGAAGGACGGCCTCCCGCAGGTCCTCAACGCGGTCATCGTCTGCGTCACGGGCCTGCTGGTGTCCTGGGGGTTCGCCGTCATGCTCGGCTACGGGCCGGGGCTCAGCGCCGGTCTGCTGGGCGGCGCGCTCACCCAGTCCGCCGTCATCGGCGTGGCCCAGGACGCGATCGGGAACCTGCCGGGCCTCTCGGCCGACCAGATCAAGGAGCAGGAGGACTTCGTCGCCGTCGGCTACGCGGTCACCTACCCGCTCGGCACCATCCTCTGCGCGATGCTCCTGGCCAACGTGCTGCCCCGGCTCTACCGGCGCAACCTCGCGGCCGAGAGCGCCCAGATCGCCAAGGAGATGGACGCTCCCAGCGACAACCCCGATCTGCACGAGGGCTACTACGAGATCGTCCTGCGGGCCTACACCATCCAGCGGCCCGATCTCGTCGGCCGAACCATCGACGACTTCGAGAACCAGCAGAAGGCGCTGGGCCACCGCATCTACCTCACCCGGGTCCGCCGGGACGGGAAGATCATCGACCACACCCAGCAGACCGCACTGCTCGCGGGTGATGTCGTCGCAGTCAGCGCCCTGCGCGGATCCCTGGTCGACTTCGACGCCCGCACCCACATCGGCCCCGAGACCGACGACGTCGAACTGCTCGGCTACCAGACCGAGACGCTGCACGTGGTCGCCTCGGAGAAGGCGCAGCTGGGCAAGACCATCGCCGAGCTGCGCGCCGAGCCCTTCATGGTCGGGGTCTACATCGACAAGCTCTTCCGCTCCGGTACGGAGTTCCCCTACCGGCTCGCCACCCAGCTGGAACGCGGCGACACCCTGATCCTGTCCGGCCCGAAGCGGCTGGTCGACCCGGCCGGCAAGGCCATCGGCAAGCCGGTGCCCACCAGCTTCGCCACCGACATGATCTGGGTGGGCCTCGGCATCTTCCTCGGCGGCTGCCTGGGCATCCCGGCGCTCACCGTGGGCGGGGTCCCGATCTCGCTGTCCACCTCGGGCGGCGCGCTGATCATGGGCCTGGTCTTCGGCTGGATCCGCGGCAAGTACCCGACGTACGGCAATGTCCCGCCCGGCGCCCAGTGGTTCATGGACACCCTCGGGCTCTGCCTGTTCGTCGCGGTCGTCGGCATCAACGCCGGGCCCAGCTTCACCAGCGGGCTGGCCACCGCCGGCTGGGGGCTGCTGCTCTTCGGCGCCATCGCCACGCTGATCCCGCTGCTGGTCGGCTTCTTCGTCGGCCACCACGTCCAGAAGATCCGCTTCCCGATCCTGATGGGCGTCCTCGCGGGCGGCCAGACCACCACGGCGGCGATCGGCGCGGTCAACGAACAGTCCAAATCGCAGGTGCCGACGCTCGGTTACACGATCCCCTACGCGATCAGCAACGTGCTGCTGACCATCTGGGGCGCCGTCATCGTCATCCTCAACCACTGA